From a region of the Maridesulfovibrio ferrireducens genome:
- a CDS encoding beta-1,3-glucanase family protein, which produces MRTLCFALILFLSLPASIYAAAIPIVFKLNAKHDPDKVYATFYNCVGATPAPSITGTYNNAEGTGIALSTTRSYKMSELTSSSSIATGVPAGVPAVLISDFNSGRIYISYDQAMGSFGCTQPSTEPTSNDPSLGIRFQPMELDIESGSVGGVMTPIINTNLTYIDYAAIALSLTVKNATSTIANNPLMTSVSSELLTDILGKTTIENYSTVRPSASDKLPSTNFTRVLSPTSADKVRKFNDWTNYLKTTLFASTTTNNKPIKIKGFFAGVGGQPANNGGLATDREARNQTQSYDYLVKFGANGDATMTAQAGSGDGTVAGAGANTGQGVGAVNVTITFAALNASTGIYGNNPAYTYGVTTTTGVENDFYGWVVGDLLAGLSWGLAGSPVKFNATSAQNIPIGDITSAEWYGGLKSTGGAYSVPLSPVGKGYIYGKAQPGNPTNYHTYAAGLVGITGAYGFGLQDRAGATLMNFNRIAQPNGYLEIGIDTENHAVIGASPSQQSGVTVTVDEFGSKDMGASELKTTYSVEDFTTYSTVCSFNASINVNGGYGVFMINSNSLPAGSPTALRLIKLYESNGTSAFFGNYAATGPIYSDGSWWLTDLSGNHILPSDKIITGDHYYAHFVVKDNGKYDENPALGQITDPIALGTDTSGSGCVLNSEANFTFELAGLFLAALILACFRKKDDYKSLK; this is translated from the coding sequence ATGAGAACATTATGTTTTGCTTTAATTTTGTTTCTGTCGTTACCAGCCTCTATTTATGCCGCTGCTATACCAATAGTATTCAAACTTAACGCTAAACATGATCCGGATAAAGTTTACGCTACCTTCTACAATTGTGTGGGGGCTACTCCAGCTCCAAGCATAACAGGAACCTATAATAACGCAGAAGGGACCGGCATAGCCTTGAGCACGACGCGCTCATATAAGATGTCAGAGCTGACCTCTTCCAGTTCAATTGCCACCGGAGTTCCGGCGGGAGTCCCGGCGGTGCTTATCAGCGACTTCAACTCTGGAAGAATTTATATTTCTTATGATCAAGCTATGGGTTCATTTGGCTGCACGCAGCCTTCAACGGAACCAACATCAAATGATCCAAGCTTAGGGATTCGCTTTCAGCCTATGGAGCTTGATATTGAAAGCGGCTCAGTGGGAGGCGTGATGACGCCTATAATCAATACAAATCTTACTTATATTGATTATGCAGCGATAGCATTATCACTTACGGTCAAAAATGCCACATCAACAATTGCCAACAACCCATTGATGACCTCGGTTTCCAGTGAACTTCTTACAGATATTCTTGGCAAAACAACCATAGAAAATTACTCAACAGTAAGACCCTCTGCTTCCGACAAGCTCCCCAGTACAAATTTTACTCGTGTCCTATCCCCAACCTCAGCTGACAAAGTTAGAAAGTTCAATGATTGGACAAACTATCTAAAAACAACACTTTTCGCGTCTACAACAACCAACAATAAGCCTATAAAAATTAAAGGTTTTTTTGCCGGAGTAGGCGGGCAACCCGCAAATAACGGCGGATTGGCAACTGATCGAGAAGCGAGGAATCAAACTCAAAGTTATGATTATCTTGTAAAATTTGGTGCAAACGGAGACGCAACCATGACCGCGCAGGCCGGGTCCGGAGACGGAACAGTAGCCGGTGCGGGAGCGAATACAGGGCAAGGTGTCGGTGCAGTTAACGTTACCATAACTTTTGCGGCTCTCAATGCGTCTACCGGAATTTACGGCAACAACCCTGCATATACCTATGGAGTTACAACCACTACCGGAGTCGAAAATGATTTTTATGGATGGGTAGTCGGTGATTTGCTTGCAGGGCTAAGCTGGGGACTCGCAGGAAGTCCTGTAAAATTCAATGCAACTTCAGCTCAAAATATTCCAATCGGGGATATAACAAGCGCGGAATGGTACGGAGGCCTTAAGTCTACCGGAGGGGCATATAGCGTACCGCTTTCTCCAGTTGGAAAGGGTTATATTTACGGCAAGGCCCAACCTGGCAACCCAACAAATTATCATACTTACGCCGCAGGATTAGTTGGAATTACCGGAGCCTATGGATTTGGACTACAAGACCGTGCCGGAGCAACCCTGATGAACTTCAACAGGATAGCCCAGCCCAATGGATACCTTGAGATCGGTATAGATACTGAAAACCATGCAGTGATTGGAGCAAGCCCTTCACAGCAATCAGGTGTTACAGTCACAGTTGACGAGTTTGGTTCTAAAGATATGGGAGCCAGCGAACTGAAGACCACATACTCTGTTGAGGATTTCACTACGTACTCAACAGTTTGCTCCTTCAATGCTTCCATCAATGTCAATGGCGGGTACGGAGTTTTCATGATAAATTCCAACAGCCTGCCTGCGGGATCACCGACGGCACTACGGCTAATTAAGCTTTATGAATCCAACGGAACATCTGCGTTCTTCGGTAATTACGCTGCAACGGGCCCGATTTACTCTGACGGGTCGTGGTGGCTGACAGATCTTTCCGGCAATCATATTTTACCCAGTGATAAAATCATTACCGGAGATCATTATTATGCACATTTTGTTGTGAAAGATAATGGTAAGTATGACGAAAATCCAGCCCTCGGTCAGATTACAGACCCGATTGCACTAGGTACTGACACCTCTGGCTCCGGGTGTGTACTAAACTCAGAAGCTAATTTCACTTTTGAGCTTGCAGGACTATTTCTCGCAGCCCTGATTCTTGCATGTTTCCGCAAGAAGGATGATTATAAGAGTCTAAAATAA
- a CDS encoding sensor histidine kinase: MKCQTAHSCSLLSCSNIDKSPLEGGEKQLVFRLIDECAKYYKGPHVHKISDDLLKKIAPLIKRRNAVNQILFIPFELSSEFFIAIAFQRNASLKELPQSLAPRFSEIILLSKKVSDMDDLINRLHTLENYVKEVGHDFASSVQSTLPKLNNVIKGLYEGPMAIDKIKEAKNEIWAAYRHASNLGLVVDPNYSITNGNHFNFIDVVDNVLNQYQSEIDERHIKVTVECSLPSLNVWGDDEAIASAVSHYLINAIKYSFGSSTIYIYINDVRSEVEFKIRNKGMKLNRDEYPNLWKCGFRGRNAYERHVNGCGIGLYTIKKIIEGHGGNVCCRNIHEDQVEFSFQIPKDKIFMKKLL; this comes from the coding sequence ATGAAATGCCAAACAGCACACAGTTGTAGTCTCTTGTCTTGCTCTAACATTGATAAATCTCCCCTTGAAGGAGGAGAAAAACAACTAGTCTTTCGGCTCATCGATGAATGCGCAAAATACTATAAAGGACCACACGTTCATAAAATTAGTGACGACCTTTTAAAAAAAATAGCCCCCCTAATCAAACGTAGAAACGCTGTTAATCAAATACTATTTATTCCATTTGAACTTTCTTCAGAATTTTTTATTGCTATAGCCTTTCAAAGAAATGCCTCGTTAAAAGAACTCCCACAATCTTTAGCTCCACGATTTTCAGAAATAATTCTCCTTTCTAAAAAAGTTTCTGATATGGATGATCTAATTAACAGACTCCATACTTTAGAAAATTATGTAAAAGAAGTAGGACATGACTTTGCGAGCTCAGTTCAATCCACGTTACCAAAATTGAATAATGTTATAAAAGGACTATACGAAGGCCCTATGGCTATAGACAAGATTAAAGAAGCTAAAAATGAAATATGGGCAGCATATAGACATGCATCTAATCTAGGACTTGTTGTAGACCCTAACTACTCTATTACAAATGGAAATCACTTTAACTTTATCGACGTCGTCGATAATGTTTTAAATCAGTATCAAAGCGAGATTGATGAAAGACATATTAAAGTCACGGTTGAATGCAGTTTACCAAGCCTTAATGTTTGGGGAGACGATGAAGCCATAGCAAGCGCCGTTAGCCATTACCTTATAAACGCAATCAAATACTCTTTCGGTTCATCTACTATTTACATATATATCAATGATGTAAGATCTGAGGTTGAATTCAAAATACGTAACAAAGGCATGAAACTCAACAGAGATGAATATCCCAACCTCTGGAAGTGTGGGTTCAGAGGACGTAACGCATATGAAAGACACGTTAACGGCTGTGGCATTGGACTTTACACGATAAAAAAAATCATTGAAGGGCATGGCGGAAATGTTTGTTGCCGCAATATCCATGAAGACCAAGTTGAATTTTCTTTTCAAATCCCTAAAGACAAAATCTTTATGAAAAAATTGTTATAA
- a CDS encoding BCCT family transporter produces the protein MLRNATFLTAMALTSAVMIWGIIDIAGLATFADTTVRTLFQSRGWFVMLTVTILLVCCVVLALGPAGKIRLGADDDRPEFSTFSWLSMMFAAGMGVGLLFYGVAEPMTHYNFMSQLMKPQQAATNALSLTVFHWGFHAWAIYGLVGLVIAYFGFRHNKPQLLSAPINAVFGKSWWAKPTGFVVDVLTIYAIAIGLAGSFAMGVFQAQSGIVRILGIADPGLPLSLIIFAVLFVAYLLPLMRDLGSGMATLSNTAIIITVTLLLYVLLAGPTHFLMGTVVQTMGVYITDFFPHGFAVYTFWDDTVQHWFSSWTLNYMAWWLAWAPFVGVFIARISKGRTIREFLAGVLLAPTGFSLLWFSILGAMGFFQTYNQVYDPTIVQTNINGSTFALLETLPGATITSLLTLTSALLFIITSVVSAAYVLAMFSVGGDQNPPTKMKLTWGAILGALGLIMILTDSIEAVKAIIALSANPFVFIVLLLMVCLLKSLKMEAAKTKKGAE, from the coding sequence ATGCTACGCAATGCTACTTTTCTTACCGCCATGGCCCTAACATCCGCAGTAATGATTTGGGGGATAATTGATATCGCCGGCTTGGCAACTTTCGCCGACACCACAGTGCGTACCCTTTTTCAGAGCAGAGGCTGGTTTGTGATGCTCACGGTCACGATACTGCTTGTGTGCTGTGTGGTGCTAGCTTTGGGTCCTGCCGGAAAAATCCGTCTGGGTGCGGACGATGATCGACCTGAGTTCTCCACATTCAGTTGGTTATCCATGATGTTCGCCGCAGGCATGGGTGTCGGCCTGCTCTTTTACGGCGTTGCAGAACCAATGACTCACTACAATTTCATGAGCCAATTAATGAAACCACAACAAGCGGCCACCAACGCACTTAGTTTAACGGTTTTTCATTGGGGATTTCACGCTTGGGCCATTTATGGATTAGTGGGACTTGTGATCGCATATTTCGGTTTTCGGCATAACAAGCCACAATTGCTGAGCGCGCCTATCAACGCTGTTTTCGGAAAAAGCTGGTGGGCCAAGCCAACAGGCTTCGTGGTGGACGTGCTGACAATTTACGCCATAGCTATCGGCTTAGCCGGGTCATTCGCCATGGGTGTTTTCCAAGCGCAAAGCGGCATCGTAAGAATATTAGGCATTGCTGACCCAGGCCTTCCCCTTTCACTGATAATATTCGCAGTCCTGTTCGTGGCGTATTTATTACCGCTCATGCGCGACCTTGGTTCTGGCATGGCCACACTCTCCAACACGGCAATCATCATTACGGTGACCTTGCTGCTGTATGTGTTGCTCGCCGGCCCCACGCATTTTCTCATGGGCACGGTAGTACAAACTATGGGCGTCTATATTACGGACTTTTTCCCCCACGGATTCGCGGTGTATACTTTCTGGGATGACACGGTGCAACACTGGTTTTCAAGCTGGACATTGAACTACATGGCCTGGTGGCTAGCCTGGGCGCCGTTTGTGGGAGTGTTCATAGCGCGCATCTCCAAGGGCAGAACCATTCGCGAATTCCTAGCTGGCGTACTTTTAGCCCCCACGGGCTTTTCACTCTTATGGTTCAGCATTTTGGGCGCAATGGGGTTTTTCCAAACCTACAATCAGGTATATGACCCCACCATTGTGCAGACAAATATCAACGGTTCCACGTTTGCACTTTTGGAAACACTGCCCGGCGCAACCATCACCTCATTACTCACCCTGACCTCAGCTCTGCTGTTTATCATAACAAGCGTAGTCAGTGCCGCATATGTTTTGGCAATGTTCTCCGTAGGGGGCGACCAAAATCCTCCCACAAAGATGAAACTCACATGGGGCGCCATCCTCGGAGCACTGGGGTTAATCATGATACTTACGGACAGCATTGAGGCGGTAAAGGCAATCATCGCCCTGAGCGCGAACCCGTTCGTGTTTATTGTGCTCCTGCTAATGGTGTGCCTGTTGAAATCGTTAAAAATGGAAGCAGCAAAAACAAAAAAAGGAGCGGAGTAA
- a CDS encoding DUF4910 domain-containing protein: MLTKEFTIGAEIKSLVRDLFPICRSLTGNGVRETLRIISETLPLNLVEIPSGTKVFDWEIPNEWNIEDAYIKNSKGVRIVDFKKNNLHVVGYSTPIDKRMPLAELEKNLHSIAEQPDAIPYVTSYYNKNWGFCLTHNDREKLQEDDYHVVIKSTLEPGSLTYAETFIPGESDQEILLSSYVCHPSMANNELSGPSVLAYIGKWLLEKKRRYSYRIILIPETIGSITYISKNFEQLKKNTIAGFNLSCIGDERHYSNIETRYGETLSDRVVKNLFKYDFKNNTTYSFLERGSDERQFCSPGVDLPIVGLCRSKYNTYPEYHTSLDNLDLVTAAGLSGGYQLVKESITSIEKNYTYKVNNLCEPQLGKRGLYPNISQKGHYGTVNAMMNFLAYADGTNDLISISDRIGVPMHELFPIVQKMYDNGLISTIETC; encoded by the coding sequence ATGCTAACTAAAGAGTTCACAATTGGTGCAGAAATTAAATCTCTTGTGAGAGATTTATTCCCAATATGCAGAAGTCTCACGGGCAACGGAGTTCGTGAAACCTTGCGAATTATTTCAGAAACACTTCCATTAAATTTGGTTGAAATTCCTAGTGGAACAAAAGTATTTGACTGGGAAATACCAAATGAGTGGAATATTGAAGATGCATATATTAAAAATTCTAAGGGCGTACGCATCGTAGACTTTAAGAAGAATAATCTTCATGTAGTTGGTTATTCTACGCCTATAGACAAAAGAATGCCTTTGGCTGAATTAGAAAAGAATTTGCATTCAATTGCAGAGCAACCAGATGCTATCCCATATGTGACTTCGTACTATAATAAGAATTGGGGATTTTGTTTAACTCATAACGATCGCGAAAAATTACAAGAAGATGATTACCATGTCGTAATAAAGAGCACTCTTGAGCCTGGGAGTTTGACTTATGCTGAAACATTCATCCCGGGAGAGTCTGACCAAGAGATTTTGCTTTCCAGTTATGTTTGTCACCCTTCTATGGCTAACAATGAACTTTCAGGGCCATCTGTCCTAGCATATATAGGAAAATGGCTTCTTGAGAAAAAAAGAAGATACAGCTATAGAATAATACTTATACCTGAAACAATTGGGTCTATTACGTATATTTCTAAAAATTTTGAACAATTAAAAAAGAACACGATAGCAGGATTTAATCTTTCATGTATCGGAGATGAAAGACACTATTCTAATATTGAAACTAGGTACGGAGAGACTCTCTCAGATCGCGTTGTGAAAAACCTATTTAAATATGATTTCAAGAACAACACTACTTATTCTTTTTTAGAACGTGGCAGTGATGAGCGTCAATTCTGTAGTCCGGGAGTTGATTTACCCATCGTAGGACTATGTCGAAGCAAATACAATACGTATCCAGAGTATCACACTTCATTAGATAATTTAGATTTAGTAACTGCCGCAGGGCTAAGTGGAGGATATCAACTTGTTAAAGAAAGTATTACCTCTATTGAAAAAAATTACACATACAAAGTAAACAATTTATGTGAACCTCAACTTGGCAAAAGAGGATTATATCCCAATATAAGTCAGAAGGGACATTATGGCACAGTAAATGCGATGATGAACTTTCTTGCGTACGCGGATGGGACAAACGATTTAATCAGCATTAGTGATAGAATCGGCGTCCCTATGCACGAGTTATTTCCAATAGTTCAAAAGATGTATGACAATGGTTTAATTTCAACGATTGAAACCTGTTAA
- a CDS encoding methylated-DNA--[protein]-cysteine S-methyltransferase has translation MIYYTQFKTRLWEIILVGNELGLSNLHMVTEAGKRNFEISDKWQRNDSFFETIKEQILEYFAGQRKQFDITLNPQGTDFQKRVWEQLYAIPFGEIRTYKDIAIAIGNKKACRAVGMANSKNPLPLIVPCHRVIGSNGKLTGFAHGLKAKEQLLKLENYPE, from the coding sequence ATGATATATTACACTCAATTCAAGACTCGTTTGTGGGAAATAATCCTAGTAGGTAACGAATTAGGACTTTCTAACCTGCACATGGTCACTGAGGCGGGTAAACGGAATTTCGAAATTTCGGACAAGTGGCAACGAAACGACTCCTTTTTTGAAACAATCAAGGAACAGATACTTGAATACTTTGCCGGACAACGAAAACAGTTCGACATCACTTTAAATCCACAAGGTACTGATTTCCAAAAACGAGTTTGGGAACAACTTTACGCTATCCCTTTCGGAGAGATACGAACATACAAAGATATCGCCATTGCCATAGGTAATAAAAAAGCCTGCAGAGCTGTGGGAATGGCTAATTCAAAAAACCCCCTTCCACTCATTGTACCTTGCCACCGTGTCATTGGCAGCAACGGCAAATTGACAGGTTTTGCGCATGGGCTGAAAGCCAAAGAACAATTACTTAAACTTGAAAACTACCCCGAATAA
- a CDS encoding antibiotic biosynthesis monooxygenase family protein, with amino-acid sequence MLAVIFEVTPTKEGKEEYLEIASKLRVFLQDQKGFISIERFQSLVEEDKVLSLSFWENEADIEVWRNLLEHRHGQQTGKEKLFHSYRIRVAEVVRDYTEIERKEAPSDSNRTLC; translated from the coding sequence ATGTTAGCCGTAATTTTTGAAGTAACCCCCACCAAAGAAGGGAAAGAAGAATACCTTGAAATAGCATCAAAGCTTCGCGTCTTTCTGCAAGATCAAAAAGGGTTCATCTCTATTGAAAGGTTCCAAAGCCTAGTCGAAGAAGACAAAGTACTCAGCCTTTCTTTTTGGGAAAATGAAGCTGACATCGAAGTCTGGCGCAATCTTTTGGAACATAGACATGGACAGCAAACAGGAAAAGAAAAACTGTTTCATTCATACAGAATCCGAGTGGCCGAAGTAGTGCGTGACTATACAGAAATTGAACGGAAAGAAGCTCCAAGCGATTCAAACCGCACACTTTGTTAA
- a CDS encoding HD domain-containing protein, with product MQEQFLLYEVLSPDQRIIVDAVKKHCSSVMDFNPRFSFFTLHGSTHIENLVTIANNLIDGGIKLQENEAFYLYLSICLHDIGMTIPLKDLETKSIFKGLELISDPTYAENFIRENHHDLIDEYVASNFSFLASLDIAPSTIAIVKEICRAHRRVNLGDLSGHEKNVGALLRLIDELDIGPSRAPISTLNAKYKEMDSTSCWHWFKHNITQDWQLHHNMRYVTRNNKKSIEFIVVVSPPQESSIPYWLKQCIRPLQKVLEDEKVSSIIDERWNTKITIHYGSQMSKKNYLGDDWNEIEQIALSSGKKTILLIDDESRKMEDLFLPLMENYHIMYSVNAKDAFTKLAATQIDLAIVDMQIGSGDLWSAQETQNCKTTGVNICNKILTDHPTTQIGVLTGTRHEVEGLSFDKLAFFCKKPIQPSHFEKRVNDVLR from the coding sequence ATGCAAGAACAATTTTTACTATATGAAGTTCTTTCCCCTGACCAAAGAATAATTGTTGATGCTGTAAAAAAACATTGTTCTAGTGTTATGGACTTTAATCCAAGATTCAGCTTCTTTACGCTTCATGGATCAACTCATATTGAAAACCTTGTTACTATAGCCAATAATCTCATAGATGGTGGAATTAAATTACAAGAAAATGAGGCTTTTTATTTATACTTATCCATTTGTCTCCACGATATAGGAATGACAATTCCTCTCAAAGACCTTGAAACAAAATCCATATTCAAAGGTCTTGAGCTTATCTCAGACCCAACATACGCTGAAAACTTTATTCGTGAGAATCACCACGATTTAATAGATGAATATGTTGCTTCCAATTTTAGTTTTTTAGCTTCGCTGGACATAGCCCCTTCTACTATTGCAATCGTTAAAGAAATATGCAGAGCTCATCGTAGAGTTAATTTAGGTGATCTTAGTGGACACGAAAAAAACGTTGGAGCGTTGCTTAGATTGATTGACGAGTTAGATATTGGCCCAAGTCGAGCGCCGATATCAACTTTAAATGCTAAATATAAAGAAATGGATTCAACCTCATGCTGGCACTGGTTTAAACATAACATTACGCAAGACTGGCAACTTCACCATAACATGAGATACGTCACTCGAAATAACAAAAAAAGCATTGAATTCATTGTTGTTGTGAGCCCTCCCCAAGAATCAAGTATTCCTTACTGGTTAAAGCAATGTATTCGTCCTTTACAAAAAGTTTTAGAGGATGAAAAAGTCTCTTCCATAATTGACGAAAGATGGAATACTAAAATTACTATTCACTATGGAAGTCAGATGTCTAAGAAAAATTATCTTGGAGATGACTGGAACGAAATTGAACAAATAGCCCTTTCTTCTGGAAAAAAGACCATTCTTCTTATTGATGATGAAAGTAGAAAAATGGAAGATCTATTTCTCCCTCTTATGGAAAACTATCATATTATGTACTCTGTAAATGCCAAAGATGCATTTACAAAACTTGCTGCAACTCAAATTGATTTAGCAATTGTCGACATGCAAATTGGATCTGGAGACCTCTGGAGTGCTCAGGAAACTCAAAATTGCAAAACAACAGGGGTTAATATTTGTAACAAAATATTAACAGACCATCCCACCACCCAAATTGGAGTTCTTACTGGTACCCGCCACGAAGTAGAAGGATTGTCATTCGATAAATTAGCTTTCTTTTGTAAAAAACCAATTCAACCTTCTCATTTTGAAAAAAGGGTAAATGATGTTCTTAGATAA